Proteins found in one Planctomycetes bacterium MalM25 genomic segment:
- the bioF gene encoding 8-amino-7-oxononanoate synthase, with translation MPNPEPLDWLPDALDHLEQEGLRRIRRVATGLTGEWAGEVVDFGANDYLGLAGDPRLAEAAHVATDRHGWGAGASPVVSGRSEPHAELEQRLAEFEGVEAAMLFPSGFAAGAGVIPALVEAGDAIYADAKNHACLIDGCRLAHAERRIYRHNDAEHLAELLATDAGRFRRRLIVTDGLFSMDGDFAPLAQIGRLAAEHGAMLLVDEAHATGVWGPAGRGSVEQAATTAPDLPAQVTIRMGTLSKALGSAGGFIAGSRELVDWLSNRARSYVFSTATPPALAAAGIEALRIAQAEPERRERLLAAAASLRERLASLGWDLAGSESQIVPIRVGDPRLAVALSAGLAERGLFVPAIRPPTVPEGESLLRVSLSARHTPEDLDRLVAALDKADQPARPD, from the coding sequence ATGCCGAATCCCGAGCCCCTCGACTGGCTGCCCGACGCGCTCGACCACCTCGAGCAGGAGGGCCTGCGCCGGATCCGCCGCGTGGCGACCGGGCTGACAGGGGAGTGGGCGGGGGAGGTCGTCGACTTCGGGGCGAACGACTACCTGGGCCTCGCCGGCGATCCCCGCCTCGCCGAAGCGGCCCACGTCGCCACCGACCGGCACGGCTGGGGCGCGGGCGCGAGCCCCGTCGTCTCCGGACGATCGGAGCCGCACGCCGAGCTCGAGCAACGGCTGGCCGAGTTCGAGGGAGTGGAGGCGGCCATGCTGTTCCCGTCCGGCTTCGCCGCCGGCGCGGGGGTCATCCCGGCGCTCGTCGAGGCGGGCGACGCGATCTACGCCGACGCCAAGAACCACGCCTGCCTGATCGACGGCTGCCGACTGGCGCACGCCGAGCGGCGGATCTATCGGCACAACGACGCGGAGCACCTCGCCGAGCTGCTCGCCACCGACGCGGGAAGATTCCGCCGCCGGCTGATCGTGACCGACGGTCTCTTCAGCATGGACGGCGACTTCGCCCCGCTGGCCCAGATCGGCCGGCTCGCCGCGGAGCACGGCGCCATGCTGCTGGTCGATGAGGCGCACGCCACGGGCGTGTGGGGTCCAGCCGGGCGTGGCTCGGTCGAGCAAGCCGCCACCACGGCGCCCGACCTGCCGGCGCAGGTCACCATCCGCATGGGGACGCTCAGCAAGGCGCTCGGCTCCGCGGGGGGATTTATCGCGGGGAGCCGGGAGCTCGTTGATTGGCTGTCGAACCGCGCCCGGAGCTACGTCTTCTCGACCGCAACGCCGCCGGCGTTGGCGGCCGCCGGGATCGAGGCGTTGCGGATCGCCCAGGCCGAGCCCGAGCGGCGCGAGCGGCTGCTCGCGGCCGCCGCTTCGCTCCGCGAACGCCTCGCGTCGCTTGGCTGGGACCTCGCCGGGTCCGAGAGCCAGATCGTTCCGATCCGGGTCGGCGACCCCCGGCTGGCGGTCGCGCTGTCGGCCGGGCTGGCCGAGCGGGGCCTCTTCGTGCCGGCGATCCGCCCTCCCACCGTGCCCGAGGGGGAGTCGCTGCTGCGGGTCAGCTTGTCCGCAAGACACACGCCGGAGGACCTCGATCGGCTCGTTGCGGCGCTGGACAAGGCGGACCAACCGGCGCGACCCGATTGA
- the lpdA gene encoding Dihydrolipoyl dehydrogenase → MHSQVVVLGGGPGGYAAAFLAADLGMEVTIVEADPRLGGTCLIRGCIPSKALLHTAKVISEAEEMQSWGVTFQKPQIDIDKVRARKDEIVGKLTGGLAKLADARKVKKVHARGVFVDSQTLNLEPVEGSTSVVGDNRLTFDHCILATGSVPAMPKFLDIGSPRVMSSTGALELPDIPESLLVVGGGYIGLEMGTVYSELGSKVTVVELGDGLLPGADRDLVRPLAKRIKERFAGVLLKHKVAGLKDVGDKVEVTIEGEELNDTVTFDRVLVSIGRWPVSKGFGLENTKVTVNDRGFVETDDQQRTSDPHILAIGDVAGDPMLAHKAAYEGRIAAEVLAGQPAAFDAQAIPAVVFTDPEIAWAGLTAEEAKAAGRKVDVATYPWQASGRALANGRTDGLTKWIVDPETERVLGCGIVGSGAGELIAEAVLAIEMGCNVHDIAGSIHPHPTLSETVAFAGEVQLGTATEIYKPKRK, encoded by the coding sequence ATGCACTCTCAGGTAGTCGTTCTGGGTGGGGGACCGGGTGGCTACGCCGCCGCGTTCCTGGCGGCCGACCTCGGCATGGAGGTCACGATCGTCGAGGCCGACCCGCGCCTCGGCGGGACCTGCCTGATCCGGGGTTGCATCCCCAGCAAGGCGCTCCTGCACACCGCCAAGGTCATCTCCGAGGCCGAGGAGATGCAGAGCTGGGGCGTCACCTTCCAAAAACCCCAGATCGACATCGACAAGGTCCGCGCCCGCAAGGACGAGATCGTCGGCAAGCTGACGGGCGGCCTCGCCAAGCTGGCCGACGCCCGGAAGGTCAAGAAGGTCCACGCCCGCGGCGTGTTCGTCGATTCGCAGACGCTCAACCTCGAGCCGGTCGAGGGCAGCACGTCGGTCGTCGGTGACAACCGGCTCACGTTCGACCACTGCATCCTGGCGACCGGCAGCGTGCCGGCGATGCCGAAGTTCCTGGACATCGGCTCCCCCCGCGTGATGAGCTCGACCGGCGCGCTCGAGCTGCCCGACATCCCGGAGAGCCTGTTGGTCGTCGGCGGGGGCTACATCGGCCTGGAAATGGGCACCGTCTACTCCGAGCTCGGCTCGAAGGTGACCGTCGTCGAGCTGGGCGACGGCCTCCTGCCCGGAGCCGACCGCGACCTCGTCCGCCCCCTCGCCAAACGCATCAAAGAGCGTTTCGCGGGCGTGCTGCTGAAGCACAAGGTGGCCGGGCTGAAGGACGTCGGCGACAAGGTCGAAGTCACCATCGAGGGCGAAGAGCTCAACGACACCGTCACGTTCGACCGCGTCCTCGTGTCGATCGGCCGCTGGCCCGTGTCGAAGGGTTTCGGCCTGGAGAACACGAAGGTCACGGTCAACGACCGCGGTTTCGTCGAGACCGATGATCAACAGCGGACCAGCGACCCGCACATCCTCGCCATCGGCGACGTCGCGGGCGACCCGATGCTCGCTCACAAGGCGGCCTACGAGGGCCGCATCGCCGCCGAGGTGCTCGCCGGCCAGCCCGCCGCGTTCGACGCCCAGGCGATCCCCGCCGTGGTGTTCACCGACCCGGAGATCGCGTGGGCCGGCCTCACCGCCGAGGAGGCGAAGGCCGCCGGCCGGAAGGTCGACGTGGCGACCTACCCGTGGCAGGCCTCGGGCCGCGCCCTGGCGAACGGCCGCACGGACGGGCTCACCAAGTGGATCGTCGACCCGGAGACCGAGCGGGTGCTCGGCTGCGGCATCGTCGGCTCCGGCGCTGGCGAGCTCATCGCCGAGGCGGTCCTCGCCATCGAGATGGGCTGCAACGTCCACGACATCGCGGGCTCGATCCACCCGCACCCCACGCTCAGCGAGACGGTCGCCTTCGCCGGCGAGGTGCAGCTGGGCACCGCGACCGAGATCTACAAGCCAAAACGTAAATAG
- the fadA gene encoding 3-ketoacyl-CoA thiolase, whose product MPTPVLIDAVRTPIGRAHAERGVFRDVRADDLAVAVVRALIERTGVDPAAIEDVILGCTQQQGEQGLNVGRLVALMASLPASAAGASVNRLCGSSLQALNQAAHAIAAGAEDAQIIGGVEHMHHYPMDAGIDLNPKLFQRTSKGALMMGVTAEFLAQTQGISREAQDEFALASHRKAAMAHSTGEFAPEITPVYGRNEAGERTLITTDQCVRRDTSLKALGELRPAFMPGIGTVTAGNSSPLNDGAAAMLVMSEERAKGLGLSPLAKVRATAVAGVDPCVMGTGPVPATHKALKRAGLQLEDIDLVELNEAFAAQSLACLRMLDLSEEKVNVRGGSIAIGHPLGASGARIATTLLHAMIARNAQFGLATMCIGAGQGIATILERV is encoded by the coding sequence ATGCCCACGCCCGTCCTCATCGACGCCGTCCGCACGCCGATCGGCCGCGCCCACGCCGAGCGCGGCGTCTTCCGCGACGTCCGCGCGGACGACCTGGCGGTCGCCGTCGTGCGCGCGCTGATCGAACGGACGGGCGTCGATCCGGCGGCGATCGAGGACGTGATCCTCGGCTGCACCCAGCAGCAGGGCGAGCAGGGGCTGAACGTGGGGCGCCTAGTCGCGCTGATGGCCAGCCTGCCCGCTTCCGCCGCGGGGGCGAGCGTCAACCGGCTGTGCGGCAGCAGCCTGCAAGCGCTCAACCAGGCCGCCCACGCCATCGCCGCCGGCGCCGAGGACGCGCAGATCATCGGCGGCGTGGAGCACATGCACCACTACCCGATGGACGCCGGCATCGATCTCAATCCGAAGCTGTTCCAGCGGACCAGCAAGGGGGCGCTGATGATGGGCGTCACCGCCGAGTTCCTCGCGCAGACCCAGGGCATCAGCCGCGAAGCGCAGGACGAATTCGCCCTCGCCAGCCACCGCAAAGCGGCCATGGCGCACAGCACGGGGGAGTTCGCCCCCGAGATCACGCCCGTCTACGGCCGCAACGAAGCGGGAGAGCGGACCCTAATCACCACCGACCAGTGCGTCCGCCGCGACACGAGCCTCAAGGCGCTCGGCGAGCTGCGACCCGCCTTCATGCCGGGGATCGGCACGGTGACCGCGGGCAACAGCTCGCCACTGAACGACGGCGCCGCTGCGATGCTCGTCATGTCGGAAGAACGGGCGAAGGGGCTCGGCCTCTCGCCCCTCGCCAAGGTCCGCGCGACCGCGGTGGCGGGCGTCGACCCGTGCGTCATGGGGACCGGCCCCGTGCCGGCGACCCACAAGGCGCTCAAGCGGGCCGGACTGCAACTCGAAGACATCGACCTCGTCGAACTCAACGAGGCGTTCGCCGCCCAGAGCCTCGCCTGCCTGCGGATGCTCGACCTTAGCGAGGAGAAGGTGAATGTCCGCGGCGGGTCGATCGCGATCGGCCACCCGCTCGGCGCGAGCGGCGCGCGGATCGCGACCACCCTGCTGCACGCCATGATCGCCCGCAACGCCCAGTTCGGCCTGGCGACGATGTGCATCGGCGCAGGACAGGGGATCGCCACGATCCTCGAGCGGGTTTGA
- the sigW_2 gene encoding ECF RNA polymerase sigma factor SigW — translation MSSLAISAALPLPAAAGATPRGAAAAPVEDDRALDDRLIDRSLAGDSASYGELVGRYQDRLRASLMRLTGSAEEAEDVAQEAFVQAYLKLSTFQRTSRFYTWIYRIAFNQAISKNRKKRPRLSLTAVQDAGGPEPVAESDCPTTATFQDERARLLHEAIATLEEDHRQVIVLREFEEMDYQQIAELIGAPIGTVRSRLFRARSQLKETLASTLGET, via the coding sequence TTGTCGAGTCTAGCGATCTCCGCCGCCCTCCCCCTGCCCGCCGCCGCGGGCGCGACGCCGCGCGGTGCGGCTGCCGCCCCGGTCGAAGACGACCGCGCCCTCGACGATCGCTTGATCGACCGCTCGCTCGCGGGCGACTCGGCTTCGTACGGCGAGCTGGTGGGGCGCTACCAGGATCGCCTGCGGGCGTCGCTGATGCGGCTGACCGGTTCCGCCGAGGAGGCGGAGGACGTCGCCCAGGAGGCGTTTGTCCAAGCCTACCTGAAACTCAGCACCTTCCAGCGGACCAGCCGCTTCTACACGTGGATTTACCGGATCGCCTTCAACCAAGCGATCAGCAAGAACCGCAAGAAGCGGCCCCGCCTGTCGCTCACCGCGGTGCAGGACGCCGGCGGCCCCGAACCGGTCGCCGAGAGCGACTGCCCGACCACCGCGACCTTCCAGGACGAACGCGCCCGGTTGCTGCACGAGGCGATCGCCACGCTCGAGGAGGATCACCGCCAGGTGATCGTGCTCCGCGAGTTCGAGGAGATGGACTACCAGCAGATCGCCGAGCTGATCGGCGCGCCGATCGGCACGGTCCGCAGCCGCCTGTTCCGCGCCCGATCCCAGCTGAAAGAGACCCTGGCCTCGACCCTCGGCGAAACGTGA
- a CDS encoding Alpha-L-fucosidase, with translation MLGLRLGHSPFPSLWSCNMPRLIRLLLLVSLLTPGVKALGQGPEYTADWESLSRHEAAPEWFADSKLGIYFHWGVYTVPAFGSEWYPHWMHVEDSWVYKHHLEKYGSHQKVGYHDFVPQFTGEHFDGDEWAELFQRAGARFAGPVAQHHDGFAMWDSEVNPWNAADMGPKTDITGELTAGLRKRGMKLITTFHHARHHQRHAGEKIDPKHPPHDSHYAWNEDFATTSDDPLLKKLYGNMSEEEFNAYWFDQIKEVVDQYDPDIIWFDSWLNVIPEHLREEMCAYYLNHAAAKGQEGVIAYKQVDLPSSVGVLDIEQGGKKDLSPSVWMTDVTISDGSWCYTDAMGVKSADLVLRNMIDVWSKNGVVLLNVSPKSDGSIPERQRKVLREIGDWLAKYGEAVYDTRPFDIYGFGNAKAGDGHFGGQSATVKYSADDIRFTVSKDGKTMYLFYLGKPEAGKRFSYGKLSPHHYPPHGEVKRVTILGTDHEVEHEMDTHAWHVTLPDVPMNEIATVLKIELE, from the coding sequence ATGCTCGGATTGCGACTCGGACACTCCCCTTTTCCTTCCCTCTGGTCCTGCAACATGCCTCGGTTGATACGACTGCTGCTCTTGGTTTCGCTCCTCACTCCCGGTGTGAAGGCCCTGGGCCAAGGCCCTGAGTACACGGCCGACTGGGAATCGCTCAGCCGCCACGAGGCCGCGCCCGAGTGGTTCGCCGACTCGAAGCTCGGCATCTACTTCCACTGGGGCGTCTACACGGTGCCCGCCTTCGGCAGCGAGTGGTACCCCCACTGGATGCACGTCGAGGACAGCTGGGTCTACAAGCACCACCTCGAGAAGTACGGCAGCCACCAGAAGGTCGGCTACCACGACTTCGTCCCGCAGTTCACCGGCGAGCACTTCGACGGGGACGAGTGGGCCGAGCTGTTCCAGCGGGCCGGCGCCCGCTTCGCCGGGCCGGTCGCCCAGCACCACGACGGCTTCGCCATGTGGGACAGCGAGGTGAACCCCTGGAACGCCGCGGACATGGGCCCGAAGACTGACATCACCGGCGAGCTGACCGCCGGGTTGCGCAAGCGTGGCATGAAGCTCATCACCACCTTCCACCACGCCCGGCACCACCAGCGGCACGCCGGCGAGAAGATCGACCCGAAGCACCCGCCGCACGACAGCCACTACGCCTGGAACGAGGACTTCGCGACCACGTCAGACGACCCGCTGCTCAAGAAGCTGTACGGCAACATGAGCGAGGAGGAGTTCAACGCCTACTGGTTCGATCAGATCAAGGAGGTGGTCGATCAGTACGACCCGGACATCATCTGGTTCGACTCGTGGCTGAACGTCATCCCGGAGCACCTCCGCGAAGAGATGTGCGCCTACTACCTGAATCACGCCGCCGCGAAGGGGCAGGAGGGCGTCATCGCCTACAAGCAGGTCGACCTGCCGAGCTCGGTCGGCGTGCTCGACATCGAGCAGGGGGGCAAGAAAGACCTCTCGCCGAGCGTCTGGATGACGGACGTCACTATCAGCGACGGCTCGTGGTGCTACACCGACGCGATGGGCGTGAAGTCGGCTGACCTCGTGCTGCGTAACATGATCGACGTCTGGAGCAAGAACGGAGTCGTCCTGCTGAACGTCTCGCCCAAGTCGGACGGCTCCATCCCCGAGCGGCAGCGCAAGGTGCTGCGTGAGATCGGCGACTGGCTCGCCAAGTACGGCGAGGCGGTTTACGACACGCGGCCGTTCGACATCTACGGCTTCGGCAACGCGAAGGCGGGCGACGGCCACTTCGGCGGCCAGTCCGCGACCGTCAAGTACTCGGCCGACGACATCCGCTTTACCGTCTCGAAGGACGGCAAGACGATGTACCTCTTCTACCTCGGCAAACCCGAGGCGGGCAAACGCTTCAGCTACGGCAAGCTCAGCCCGCACCACTACCCGCCGCACGGCGAGGTCAAGCGAGTCACGATCCTCGGCACGGACCACGAGGTCGAGCACGAGATGGACACCCACGCCTGGCACGTGACGCTGCCGGACGTGCCGATGAACGAGATCGCGACCGTCCTCAAGATCGAGCTGGAGTGA
- a CDS encoding Rhomboid family protein produces the protein MGIYDRDYERSYDTGSGWRDGGGGPGTPGGFASWSVNGKLLAVMVAVYLFQYFTLDNGNPRDSWFTNLGVLHADWFREPWRLYGFFSYALLHSTSGLAHLLFNGIALFFFGRTIEARLGGREYLLFFFTAAAFAGLVWSLSELAIGDTRHELLGASGGIAAIIVLFALWYPNVQVYLMGVLPVPAWMMAILFIGQDVMGALSRSGNVAYTAHLGGALFGYLYYRSGWRITSWLPESLLGGAGLKDLFSTKPKLRVHHGDDGQQSDETQASDERLDEILRKIQQSGQDSLSRSEQRYLEQASRRFKDRRP, from the coding sequence ATGGGCATCTACGACCGAGACTACGAGCGGAGCTACGACACCGGCAGCGGCTGGCGCGACGGAGGCGGCGGCCCCGGCACGCCCGGCGGCTTCGCGAGTTGGTCGGTCAACGGCAAGCTGCTGGCGGTGATGGTCGCGGTCTACCTCTTCCAGTACTTCACGCTCGACAACGGAAACCCACGCGATTCGTGGTTCACCAACTTGGGGGTGCTGCACGCCGACTGGTTCCGCGAGCCGTGGCGTCTCTACGGCTTTTTCTCCTACGCGCTCCTGCACAGCACCAGCGGGCTGGCCCACCTGCTGTTCAATGGCATCGCGCTCTTCTTCTTCGGTCGCACGATCGAGGCCCGTCTCGGCGGGCGCGAGTACCTGCTGTTCTTCTTTACCGCCGCGGCGTTCGCGGGGCTCGTGTGGAGCCTGTCCGAATTGGCGATAGGAGACACGAGACACGAATTGCTGGGGGCGTCGGGCGGCATCGCGGCGATCATCGTGCTGTTCGCGTTGTGGTACCCCAACGTGCAGGTCTACCTGATGGGCGTGCTGCCCGTGCCGGCGTGGATGATGGCGATCCTGTTCATCGGTCAGGACGTGATGGGCGCGCTCAGCCGTTCAGGCAACGTCGCCTACACGGCCCACCTCGGCGGGGCCCTGTTCGGCTACCTCTACTACCGCAGCGGCTGGCGGATCACGAGTTGGCTGCCCGAAAGCTTGCTGGGCGGCGCGGGGCTTAAGGATCTGTTCTCCACCAAGCCGAAACTGCGCGTCCACCACGGCGACGACGGCCAGCAGAGCGACGAGACCCAGGCCTCCGATGAGCGGCTCGACGAGATCCTCCGCAAGATCCAGCAGAGCGGGCAGGACAGCCTCTCGCGCTCGGAGCAACGCTACCTGGAGCAGGCGAGCCGGCGATTTAAGGACCGCCGCCCCTAA
- a CDS encoding Epimerase family protein yields MEPARTVAVTGASGLVGRALADAFTADGVRILRLVRRASNGPDEVHWDPARDEIEADKLEGLDALFHLAGKGIADQRWTPAVKQQIVDSRVRGTRLIAESVANLRHKPRVLVSASAVGFYGDRGAEPVDEDSPGGEGFLAETCEQWEAAGAAAWESGVRVVQVRIGMVLSPKGGALAKMLPVFKLGAGGVVGTGDQVISWIALPDLIRVLRFVADVESMHGVVNATTPGAVTNREFTKALGAQLGRPTFLPAPSFAVKALMGEAAGPLLFQGARVAPKRLTDAGFTFETPDLPSALSRLLA; encoded by the coding sequence ATGGAACCTGCGCGCACCGTCGCCGTGACCGGCGCCTCCGGCCTAGTCGGCCGAGCCCTTGCGGACGCCTTCACCGCCGACGGCGTCCGCATCCTGCGGCTCGTCCGCCGGGCGTCGAACGGCCCCGACGAAGTCCACTGGGACCCGGCCCGCGATGAAATCGAGGCCGACAAGCTCGAAGGCCTCGACGCCCTCTTCCACCTCGCCGGGAAAGGGATCGCCGATCAGCGTTGGACGCCCGCCGTCAAGCAGCAGATCGTCGACAGCCGAGTGAGGGGGACGCGTCTGATCGCGGAGTCCGTCGCCAACCTCCGGCACAAGCCGCGCGTGCTGGTCTCCGCCTCGGCGGTCGGCTTCTACGGCGACCGGGGCGCCGAGCCGGTCGACGAGGACTCGCCCGGGGGCGAGGGCTTCCTTGCGGAGACCTGCGAGCAGTGGGAGGCCGCCGGCGCGGCCGCTTGGGAATCGGGCGTGCGGGTCGTGCAGGTGCGGATCGGCATGGTGCTCAGCCCCAAAGGGGGCGCGCTGGCGAAGATGCTGCCCGTCTTCAAACTGGGCGCCGGGGGCGTCGTCGGCACGGGCGATCAGGTGATCAGCTGGATCGCCCTGCCCGACCTGATCCGCGTCCTCCGGTTCGTGGCCGACGTCGAGTCGATGCACGGCGTTGTGAACGCCACCACGCCGGGGGCGGTCACCAACCGCGAATTCACCAAGGCGCTCGGCGCGCAGCTCGGCCGCCCCACCTTCCTGCCCGCGCCGAGCTTCGCCGTCAAAGCATTGATGGGCGAGGCGGCCGGTCCGCTGCTGTTCCAGGGCGCGCGGGTCGCGCCCAAACGGCTGACCGACGCCGGCTTCACCTTCGAGACCCCCGACCTGCCGTCGGCCCTCAGCCGTTTGCTGGCGTGA